GTCACTTCCTGGTGCGTCTGGCAGGAGAGCCCGGCGATCTGCTGCTCGACCCGTATCGCGACGGCTGTTCGGTGTCGCTCGAGGAGTGCCGCGGCATGCTGGAGCAGGCGTCAGGCGGGCGTCTGTCGTTCGACGAGGCGTTGCTCGCGTCGACATCCAAGCGCGAGACGATCGTGCGATTGCTCATGAACCTGAAGGGCGCCTACCTGCGTGCGAATCGCGACGAAGAGGCGCTTCTCGCGGTCGATCGGCTGCTGGTGATCCACCCGGGCGATCCGAACGAAGTGCGCGATCGAGGCCTGCTGCTCTATCGCCTGCGTCGCTACGGCTCCGCGTTCGATGCGTTGCGGAACTATCTCGAGGCCCGTCCCGAGGCCGAGGATCGCGAGTCGATCGCGCAGCATCTCGACGCGTTGCGACGACTCATCGCCGAGCTCAACTAGTCGCGTCTCGGCAGCGCGCTCGCGTCCTTGAGGTTCGGCGTCGGGGTCTGGCCGCCCGTCCACGCGCACTGCATCACGACACCGCAGCGCGGACACTCGAGTCGCAGGCCGGAACCCTCGTCGGCGCTCGACATCCAGCGCTCGACCTTCGAGTTGCAACCCGGCGTGTAGCACAGGTAGACGCAGATCGGCATCGCTTCTCCTCGCGGTGGCTCTCTCAGCGCGTGGCGGGCGGCACCTCGCCGAACCGAAACGCATGCAGCGTGATTCCCGGTGCACTCGGTGACAGCTTCAAACGCTTCTCGTGCCGACCCGCGCGCCGCACATCGTAGAGTCTCGGCGCATCGACCTCGACATAGGAGGCGCCG
This region of Candidatus Eisenbacteria bacterium genomic DNA includes:
- a CDS encoding tetratricopeptide repeat protein yields the protein MSDRGHIRADFERLVKGPEDSLDLARAALLVAAESDPNVDIDAQLHTLESWASELRARLQPDWNNLQKLARLRNFVYEELGFRGEHRDYYSPKNSLLHEVIQNRTGIPLTLSIVFMELGWRIGMPLEGVGFPSHFLVRLAGEPGDLLLDPYRDGCSVSLEECRGMLEQASGGRLSFDEALLASTSKRETIVRLLMNLKGAYLRANRDEEALLAVDRLLVIHPGDPNEVRDRGLLLYRLRRYGSAFDALRNYLEARPEAEDRESIAQHLDALRRLIAELN